The following coding sequences lie in one Panicum virgatum strain AP13 chromosome 6N, P.virgatum_v5, whole genome shotgun sequence genomic window:
- the LOC120678175 gene encoding cytosolic sulfotransferase 9-like — protein MAAGEGDESTQTNDGGILPANFAEISLLSLPEVHARFALSPTDVLVASFPTCGTTWLKSLCFATARRSSHPPLDCGHPLLRHNAHDCVRSIDTLRFLHGDDDGEAPRLLWTHLHYSLLPVRATADDCSVCRIVYVIRDLKDTLVSLWHFNSGVVATTPRARHCRKRPSLRSHSSSSARAATGWVRSGSTPTSTRRRACGGLAACCGSGRQQWYEGMLRDAAGNLRKITTFMGCQG, from the exons ATGGCTGCCGGCGAGGGCGACGAGTCCACCCAGACAAACGACGGCGGCATCCTCCCGGCCAACTTCGCCGAG ATCAGCCTGCTGAGCCTCCCCGAGGTCCACGCCCGCTTCGCGCTGAGCCCCACGGACGTCCTCGTCGCGAGCTTCCCCACGTGCGGCACCACCTGGCTCAAATCCCTGTGCTTCGCCACCGCGCGCAGGTCCTCGCACCCGCCGCTCGACTGCGGGCACCCACTCCTCCGCCACAACGCCCACGACTGCGTCAGGTCCATCGACACCCTCCGGTTCCTGCATGGCGACGATgacggcgaggcgccgcgcctcctcTGGACGCACCTGCACTACTCCCTACTCCCGGTGCGCGCCACGGCGGACGACTGCTCCGTGTGCCGGATCGTGTACGTCATCCGAGACCTCAAGGACACGCTGGTCTCCCTCTGGCACTTCAACTCCGGCGTGGTGGCGACGACGCCAAGGGCGCGCCACTGCCGGAAAAGACCAAGTTTGAGGAGTCATTCGAGCTCTTCTGCTAGGGCCGCTACGGGCTGGGTCCGCAGTGGGAGCACGCCCACGAGTACTAGGAGGCGAGCATGCGGCGGCCTGGCAGCATGCTGTGGCTCAGGGCGTCAGCAATG GTATGAGGGGATGCTGCGGGACGCGGCGGGCAACCTGAGGAAGATCACGACGTTCATGGGGTGCCAGGGGTGA